The following are encoded in a window of Arthrobacter sp. OAP107 genomic DNA:
- a CDS encoding biotin transporter BioY yields the protein MTQTHSAGTVQPAKRSRWNATDLGLIAVFAALVAASALVAAIPVGGLGVPITLQTLAVILTGLALGPGRAFAAVGLYTLLGLAGLPIFSGGRSGLGILAGPSAGYIIAFPLAAAAVGWLAAVVVRRTVKFRAVFLFAAAMAASIVLIHGLGVAGMMVNAKLDFDKAVLADLPFYPGDIIKNVLAVAVATALHKAFPDLLVRRVRKLPQQPATQQAARPEATTPEATEPKATTQQ from the coding sequence ATGACCCAGACCCATTCCGCCGGCACCGTGCAGCCGGCAAAGCGCAGCCGCTGGAACGCCACCGACCTCGGACTCATCGCAGTCTTCGCCGCGCTCGTGGCGGCGTCAGCCCTGGTGGCCGCCATCCCCGTGGGTGGCCTCGGCGTCCCCATCACGCTCCAGACCCTCGCCGTCATACTGACCGGCCTTGCCCTTGGCCCCGGCCGCGCGTTCGCCGCCGTCGGCCTCTACACCCTCCTTGGGCTCGCCGGGCTCCCCATTTTCAGCGGTGGCCGCAGCGGACTGGGCATCCTGGCCGGACCGTCTGCCGGTTACATCATCGCCTTCCCGCTTGCCGCCGCAGCGGTGGGCTGGCTGGCCGCCGTCGTCGTCCGCCGCACGGTCAAGTTCCGTGCCGTGTTCCTGTTCGCCGCCGCCATGGCCGCCAGCATCGTGCTGATCCACGGACTGGGCGTCGCCGGCATGATGGTCAACGCCAAGCTGGACTTCGACAAGGCGGTCCTGGCCGACCTCCCCTTCTACCCGGGTGACATCATCAAGAACGTCCTCGCCGTTGCGGTGGCCACCGCCCTGCACAAGGCGTTCCCCGACCTGCTGGTCCGCCGCGTCCGGAAGCTCCCGCAGCAGCCGGCCACGCAGCAGGCTGCCAGGCCGGAGGCAACAACGCCGGAAGCCACGGAGCCGAAAGCAACCACCCAGCAGTGA
- a CDS encoding ABC transporter ATP-binding protein has protein sequence MSTVSLRNAGVSVAVDGRPDPKVLLQDLSLELTEQRIGVIGANGSGKSTLLRLLNGLVAPTEGTVTVNGADTLRNVSAVRRQVGFVFTDPLSQLVMPTGREDVELSLRRSVRNGRERREQATAALDRFGLLPLADQSIYELSGGERQLLALASVLAVEPGILVLDEPSTLLDLRNRELLRRTLAGLSQQIVMSTHDLELALDMDRVLVVEAGRIAYDGAAAAAVEHYRSLSARSLSGGDFR, from the coding sequence GTGAGCACCGTCTCCCTCAGGAACGCAGGGGTCAGCGTGGCCGTGGACGGCCGCCCTGACCCCAAAGTCCTGCTGCAGGACCTCTCGCTGGAGCTCACCGAGCAGCGGATCGGTGTGATCGGTGCCAACGGTTCCGGCAAGTCCACCCTGCTCCGCCTTCTCAACGGACTCGTGGCCCCCACCGAAGGGACCGTGACGGTCAACGGCGCCGACACCCTCCGCAACGTAAGCGCCGTGCGCCGGCAGGTGGGCTTCGTGTTCACCGATCCCCTTTCCCAGCTGGTCATGCCCACCGGCCGCGAGGACGTGGAACTCTCGCTCCGGCGCTCGGTGCGGAATGGCAGGGAGCGCCGGGAGCAGGCCACCGCCGCGCTGGACCGCTTCGGGCTCCTGCCGCTGGCTGACCAGAGCATCTACGAACTCTCCGGCGGCGAACGGCAGCTCCTGGCACTGGCATCCGTGCTGGCGGTGGAACCTGGAATCCTGGTGCTGGACGAGCCCTCCACGCTCCTGGACCTCCGGAACCGCGAACTGCTGCGCCGCACTCTCGCCGGGCTGAGCCAGCAGATCGTCATGTCCACCCATGACCTGGAGCTGGCGCTGGACATGGACCGGGTTTTGGTGGTCGAAGCCGGACGGATAGCGTACGACGGCGCTGCTGCCGCCGCCGTCGAGCATTACCGCTCGCTTTCCGCGCGGAGCCTGTCAGGCGGGGACTTCCGGTGA
- a CDS encoding energy-coupling factor transporter transmembrane protein EcfT, translated as MRGHGFLLANYVPGTSLIHRMPLWLKFLLVLACGMASFLIVDWRLAAGALGVMCALFLLSGAGAVRLFRAVRPLLPILLVIGAFQWWQLGGSVAARIVLNILLCVVAASLLTATTPLHRLLDGVVSLARPFRRFGADPERFALTIAIMLRSIPFIAGAFADVRDSARARGLERNPRALVLPVFITTVAYARHTGEALAARGLGEPED; from the coding sequence GTGAGGGGCCACGGCTTCCTGCTCGCCAACTACGTGCCCGGCACGTCACTGATCCACCGCATGCCGCTGTGGCTGAAGTTCCTGCTGGTCCTGGCCTGCGGAATGGCCTCGTTCCTGATAGTCGACTGGCGGCTGGCCGCCGGAGCCCTCGGCGTGATGTGCGCGCTGTTCCTGCTCAGTGGCGCCGGGGCCGTGCGCCTTTTCCGCGCGGTGCGGCCGCTGCTGCCGATCCTGCTGGTCATCGGCGCGTTCCAGTGGTGGCAGCTGGGCGGGTCCGTTGCCGCGCGGATCGTCCTGAACATCCTGCTGTGCGTCGTGGCAGCGTCCCTGCTGACCGCCACCACGCCGCTGCACCGGCTGCTCGACGGCGTGGTGTCCCTCGCCCGCCCGTTCCGGCGCTTCGGTGCGGACCCCGAGCGCTTCGCCCTGACCATCGCCATCATGCTGCGGAGCATTCCCTTTATCGCCGGGGCCTTCGCCGACGTCCGGGACTCGGCGCGCGCCCGCGGACTGGAACGTAACCCGCGAGCACTCGTCCTGCCGGTATTCATCACCACTGTCGCCTACGCCCGCCATACCGGCGAGGCGCTGGCTGCGCGCGGACTGGGTGAGCCGGAGGACTGA